A part of Mustela erminea isolate mMusErm1 chromosome 9, mMusErm1.Pri, whole genome shotgun sequence genomic DNA contains:
- the C9H11orf68 gene encoding UPF0696 protein C11orf68 homolog isoform X2 translates to MAAAAAVAGAGRGGGGGGGSGGGSGGGAEPRQERNRARGWAGAERGEGRRMEPGEEMEEEDSPGGREDGFTAEHLAAEAMAADMDPWLVFDARTTPAAELDAWLAKYPPSQVTRYGDPGSPNSEPVGWIAAYGQGYVPNSGDVQGLQAAWEALQTSGRPITPSTLRQLAITHHVLSGKWLIHLAPGFKLDHAWAGIARAVVEGRLQVAKVSPRAREGGRQVICVYTDDFTDRLGVLEADAAIRAAGIKCLLTYKPDVYTYLGIYRANRWHLCPTLYESRFQLGGSTRGSRVLDRANNVELT, encoded by the exons atggcggcggcggcggccgtggcgggggcggggcgcggcggtggcggcggcggcggcagcggcggtggcagcggcggcggcgcagAGCCCCGGCAGGAGCGGAACCGGGCGCGGGGCTGGGCCGGCGCCGAGCGCGGCGAAGGCCGAAG GATGGAGCCTGGTGAAGAGATGGAGGAGGAAGACTCTCCAGGCGGCCGTGAGGATGGCTTCACTGCTGAGCACCTGGCCGCGGAGGCCATGGCAGCGGACATGGACCCCTGGCTGGTGTTTGATGCCCGCACCACACCTGCCGCTGAGCTGGATGCCTGGTTGGCCAAGTACCCACCCTCCCAAGTTACTCGCTATGGAGACCCTGGCTCGCCCAACTCTGAGCCTGTGGGTTGGATTGCGGCATATGGGCAGGGCTACGTCCCCAACTCGGGTGATGTGCAGGGCCTGCAGGCAGCCTGGGAAGCTCTGCAGACCAGTGGGCGGCCCATCACACCGAGCACCCTACGCCAGCTGGCCATCACCCATCACGTGCTCTCTGGCAAGTGGCTGATACACCTGGCACCTGGCTTCAAGCTGGACCACGCCTGGGCCGGCATTGCTCGGGCTGTGGTGGAGGGCCGGCTTCAGGTGGCCAAGGTGAGCCCACGGGCCAGGGAGGGGGGGCGCCAAGTCATCTGTGTTTACACGGATGACTTCACGGACCGCTTGGGTGTGCTAGAGGCGGATGCGGCCATCCGTGCAGCAGGCATCAAGTGTCTGCTCACCTACAAGCCTGACGTCTACACCTACCTGGGCATCTACCGAGCCAACCGCTGGCACCTCTGCCCCACACTCTACGAGAGTCGTTTTCAATTGGGGGGCAGTACCCGTGGCTCCCGTGTGCTGGACCGCGCCAACAATGTGGAACTGACCTAA
- the C9H11orf68 gene encoding UPF0696 protein C11orf68 homolog isoform X1, whose amino-acid sequence MAAAAAVAGAGRGGGGGGGSGGGSGGGAEPRQERNRARGWAGAERGEGRSRMEPGEEMEEEDSPGGREDGFTAEHLAAEAMAADMDPWLVFDARTTPAAELDAWLAKYPPSQVTRYGDPGSPNSEPVGWIAAYGQGYVPNSGDVQGLQAAWEALQTSGRPITPSTLRQLAITHHVLSGKWLIHLAPGFKLDHAWAGIARAVVEGRLQVAKVSPRAREGGRQVICVYTDDFTDRLGVLEADAAIRAAGIKCLLTYKPDVYTYLGIYRANRWHLCPTLYESRFQLGGSTRGSRVLDRANNVELT is encoded by the exons atggcggcggcggcggccgtggcgggggcggggcgcggcggtggcggcggcggcggcagcggcggtggcagcggcggcggcgcagAGCCCCGGCAGGAGCGGAACCGGGCGCGGGGCTGGGCCGGCGCCGAGCGCGGCGAAGGCCGAAG CAGGATGGAGCCTGGTGAAGAGATGGAGGAGGAAGACTCTCCAGGCGGCCGTGAGGATGGCTTCACTGCTGAGCACCTGGCCGCGGAGGCCATGGCAGCGGACATGGACCCCTGGCTGGTGTTTGATGCCCGCACCACACCTGCCGCTGAGCTGGATGCCTGGTTGGCCAAGTACCCACCCTCCCAAGTTACTCGCTATGGAGACCCTGGCTCGCCCAACTCTGAGCCTGTGGGTTGGATTGCGGCATATGGGCAGGGCTACGTCCCCAACTCGGGTGATGTGCAGGGCCTGCAGGCAGCCTGGGAAGCTCTGCAGACCAGTGGGCGGCCCATCACACCGAGCACCCTACGCCAGCTGGCCATCACCCATCACGTGCTCTCTGGCAAGTGGCTGATACACCTGGCACCTGGCTTCAAGCTGGACCACGCCTGGGCCGGCATTGCTCGGGCTGTGGTGGAGGGCCGGCTTCAGGTGGCCAAGGTGAGCCCACGGGCCAGGGAGGGGGGGCGCCAAGTCATCTGTGTTTACACGGATGACTTCACGGACCGCTTGGGTGTGCTAGAGGCGGATGCGGCCATCCGTGCAGCAGGCATCAAGTGTCTGCTCACCTACAAGCCTGACGTCTACACCTACCTGGGCATCTACCGAGCCAACCGCTGGCACCTCTGCCCCACACTCTACGAGAGTCGTTTTCAATTGGGGGGCAGTACCCGTGGCTCCCGTGTGCTGGACCGCGCCAACAATGTGGAACTGACCTAA
- the C9H11orf68 gene encoding UPF0696 protein C11orf68 homolog isoform X3 — MEPGEEMEEEDSPGGREDGFTAEHLAAEAMAADMDPWLVFDARTTPAAELDAWLAKYPPSQVTRYGDPGSPNSEPVGWIAAYGQGYVPNSGDVQGLQAAWEALQTSGRPITPSTLRQLAITHHVLSGKWLIHLAPGFKLDHAWAGIARAVVEGRLQVAKVSPRAREGGRQVICVYTDDFTDRLGVLEADAAIRAAGIKCLLTYKPDVYTYLGIYRANRWHLCPTLYESRFQLGGSTRGSRVLDRANNVELT; from the coding sequence ATGGAGCCTGGTGAAGAGATGGAGGAGGAAGACTCTCCAGGCGGCCGTGAGGATGGCTTCACTGCTGAGCACCTGGCCGCGGAGGCCATGGCAGCGGACATGGACCCCTGGCTGGTGTTTGATGCCCGCACCACACCTGCCGCTGAGCTGGATGCCTGGTTGGCCAAGTACCCACCCTCCCAAGTTACTCGCTATGGAGACCCTGGCTCGCCCAACTCTGAGCCTGTGGGTTGGATTGCGGCATATGGGCAGGGCTACGTCCCCAACTCGGGTGATGTGCAGGGCCTGCAGGCAGCCTGGGAAGCTCTGCAGACCAGTGGGCGGCCCATCACACCGAGCACCCTACGCCAGCTGGCCATCACCCATCACGTGCTCTCTGGCAAGTGGCTGATACACCTGGCACCTGGCTTCAAGCTGGACCACGCCTGGGCCGGCATTGCTCGGGCTGTGGTGGAGGGCCGGCTTCAGGTGGCCAAGGTGAGCCCACGGGCCAGGGAGGGGGGGCGCCAAGTCATCTGTGTTTACACGGATGACTTCACGGACCGCTTGGGTGTGCTAGAGGCGGATGCGGCCATCCGTGCAGCAGGCATCAAGTGTCTGCTCACCTACAAGCCTGACGTCTACACCTACCTGGGCATCTACCGAGCCAACCGCTGGCACCTCTGCCCCACACTCTACGAGAGTCGTTTTCAATTGGGGGGCAGTACCCGTGGCTCCCGTGTGCTGGACCGCGCCAACAATGTGGAACTGACCTAA
- the DRAP1 gene encoding dr1-associated corepressor isoform X1: MPSKKKKYNARFPPARIKKIMQTDEEIGKVAAAVPVIISRALELFLESLLKKACQVTQSRNAKTMTTSHLKQCIELEQQFDFLKDLVASVPDMQGDGEDNHMDGDKGTRRWTVPSRRGRKPGSGGRKNGGMGSKSKDKKLSGTDSEQEEDSDDTDTDGEEETSQAPAQASHPPAHFQSPPTPFMPFTSTLPLPPAPPGPSAPDAEDEEDYDS, from the exons ATGCCgagcaagaagaaaaagtataACGCGCGGTTCCCGCCG GCGCGGATCAAGAAGATCATGCAAACTGACGAAGAGATCGGGAAGGTGGCAGCGGCGGTGCCTGTCATCATCT CGCGGGCGCTTGAGCTGTTCCTGGAGTCCCTGTTGAAGAAGGCTTGCCAGGTGACCCAGTCCCGAAATGCCAAGACCATGACCACATCCCACCT GAAGCAGTGCATTGAGCTGGAGCAGCAGTTTGACTTCTTGAAGGACCTGGTGGCCTCTGTGCCCGACATGCAGGGAGACGGGGAAGACAACCACATGGACGGGGACAAGGGTACCCGCAG ATGGACTGTCCCTTCCCGAAGGGGCCGGAAGCCTGGCAGCGGTGGCCGGAAGAATGGTGGGATGGGGAGCAAAAGCAAGGACAAGAAGCTGTCAGGGACGGACTCGGAGCAGGAG GAGGACTCTGACGACACAGACACCGATGGGGAAGAGGAGACATCACAGGCTCCAGCCCAGGCCAGCCATCCCCCTGCCCACTTTCAGAG CCCCCCGACACCCTTCATGCCTTTCACCTCgactctgcctctgcccccagcccccccgGGCCCCTCGGCGCCTGACGCAGAGGACGAAGAGGACTATGACTCCTAG
- the DRAP1 gene encoding dr1-associated corepressor isoform X2: MPSKKKKYNARFPPARIKKIMQTDEEIGKVAAAVPVIISRALELFLESLLKKACQVTQSRNAKTMTTSHLKQCIELEQQFDFLKDLVASVPDMQGDGEDNHMDGDKGTRRGRKPGSGGRKNGGMGSKSKDKKLSGTDSEQEEDSDDTDTDGEEETSQAPAQASHPPAHFQSPPTPFMPFTSTLPLPPAPPGPSAPDAEDEEDYDS, from the exons ATGCCgagcaagaagaaaaagtataACGCGCGGTTCCCGCCG GCGCGGATCAAGAAGATCATGCAAACTGACGAAGAGATCGGGAAGGTGGCAGCGGCGGTGCCTGTCATCATCT CGCGGGCGCTTGAGCTGTTCCTGGAGTCCCTGTTGAAGAAGGCTTGCCAGGTGACCCAGTCCCGAAATGCCAAGACCATGACCACATCCCACCT GAAGCAGTGCATTGAGCTGGAGCAGCAGTTTGACTTCTTGAAGGACCTGGTGGCCTCTGTGCCCGACATGCAGGGAGACGGGGAAGACAACCACATGGACGGGGACAAGGGTACCCGCAG GGGCCGGAAGCCTGGCAGCGGTGGCCGGAAGAATGGTGGGATGGGGAGCAAAAGCAAGGACAAGAAGCTGTCAGGGACGGACTCGGAGCAGGAG GAGGACTCTGACGACACAGACACCGATGGGGAAGAGGAGACATCACAGGCTCCAGCCCAGGCCAGCCATCCCCCTGCCCACTTTCAGAG CCCCCCGACACCCTTCATGCCTTTCACCTCgactctgcctctgcccccagcccccccgGGCCCCTCGGCGCCTGACGCAGAGGACGAAGAGGACTATGACTCCTAG